From Paenibacillus sp. PK3_47, the proteins below share one genomic window:
- a CDS encoding TetR/AcrR family transcriptional regulator gives MTLTTPTTDRRISKSKTALKDAMIRLLHQKDFKEISVTDLVQQADLNRGTFYRHYQYKEDLLDDILDDVTTDLIHSYREPYLGSETFDVSAMNASAVKLFDHVYRHAYFYTLILHSNSLSGMYNQICKVLIKLALQDLTDTRRAEQKVNLELHASYQAYAIFGMIAEWVNGGFKYSSQYMAEQLVEFIHLNQSGVVIRPRISELRLEDYLHFN, from the coding sequence TTGACTCTAACAACTCCAACCACAGACAGACGAATCAGCAAATCAAAAACCGCCCTTAAGGATGCTATGATCCGTTTGCTGCATCAGAAGGATTTTAAAGAAATATCCGTAACCGATCTTGTGCAGCAGGCGGATTTGAACCGCGGAACCTTTTATAGACATTATCAGTACAAAGAGGATCTGCTTGACGATATACTGGATGATGTAACAACAGATCTTATCCATTCCTACAGGGAGCCTTATCTGGGCAGCGAGACCTTTGATGTCAGTGCAATGAACGCTTCAGCTGTAAAATTGTTTGACCACGTCTACAGGCACGCCTATTTTTACACGCTTATTCTGCATTCAAATTCGCTGTCCGGAATGTACAATCAAATCTGCAAAGTGCTGATAAAGCTTGCTCTGCAGGATCTCACAGACACACGCCGGGCAGAGCAAAAGGTCAACCTGGAGCTTCATGCCAGTTATCAGGCTTATGCTATTTTTGGGATGATTGCAGAATGGGTCAACGGCGGCTTTAAGTACAGCTCACAGTATATGGCCGAGCAATTAGTGGAGTTCATTCACCTGAATCAATCCGGAGTGGTTATCAGGCCCCGGATATCAGAGCTCCGTCTGGAAGATTACCTCCATTTTAACTAA
- the nirD gene encoding nitrite reductase small subunit NirD, translating into MTKMLVGKVTDIDVKGSRKLQVGDKEIALFKLTSGEVLAVENKCPHKGGVLSEGMVCGSKVHCPLHDWRIDLHSGDVQAPDTGHVTTYEVEVDPDSGHIYLTM; encoded by the coding sequence ATGACCAAGATGCTGGTCGGTAAAGTTACAGATATCGATGTTAAAGGATCCCGCAAACTGCAGGTAGGTGATAAGGAAATTGCACTGTTCAAGCTGACAAGCGGAGAAGTGCTGGCTGTCGAGAATAAATGCCCGCATAAAGGCGGCGTATTGTCTGAGGGCATGGTCTGCGGCTCCAAAGTCCATTGCCCGCTTCACGACTGGCGGATTGATCTGCACAGCGGAGACGTTCAGGCCCCGGATACCGGGCATGTCACCACTTATGAAGTCGAAGTTGATCCGGATAGCGGTCATATCTATCTGACGATGTAA
- a CDS encoding metal ABC transporter ATP-binding protein, producing MSDVIVENLSASYRQNKVLHDVSFQVHPGTLTAIIGPNGAGKSTLLKVMLGLHPKLSGTVSFFGTPFSKVKSRIGYVPQRGSVDWDFPTDALDVVMMGLYGKVGWLKRPKASHREQAMTALEQMGMADYAHRQISQLSGGQQQRVFLARALVQNSDLYFLDEPLAGVDAATEKAIMTTLNQLKERGKTVMVVHHDLHTVEEYFDHVLLLNRTIVAHGRTQEAFTKDQVYRAYGGTLRWIGGA from the coding sequence ATGAGCGATGTCATTGTTGAGAACCTGAGCGCCTCTTACCGTCAAAATAAAGTGCTGCACGATGTATCCTTTCAGGTTCATCCCGGCACGCTGACAGCCATTATCGGCCCGAACGGGGCCGGAAAATCCACACTGCTCAAAGTTATGCTGGGGCTTCATCCCAAGCTGTCAGGGACCGTATCCTTTTTCGGTACCCCTTTCTCCAAAGTAAAATCCCGTATCGGCTATGTGCCGCAGAGAGGTTCGGTAGACTGGGATTTTCCAACGGATGCGCTTGATGTAGTCATGATGGGACTGTACGGAAAGGTGGGCTGGCTGAAACGGCCGAAGGCTTCGCACCGGGAGCAGGCGATGACTGCACTGGAACAGATGGGAATGGCCGATTACGCACACCGTCAGATCAGCCAGCTGTCCGGGGGGCAGCAGCAGCGGGTGTTTTTGGCCCGGGCACTTGTCCAGAACTCGGATCTGTATTTCCTGGATGAGCCCTTGGCGGGTGTGGATGCAGCTACGGAAAAAGCGATTATGACAACACTCAACCAACTGAAGGAGCGGGGCAAAACGGTGATGGTCGTCCATCATGATCTGCATACGGTAGAAGAGTACTTCGACCATGTACTGCTGCTTAACCGGACGATTGTGGCGCATGGAAGGACTCAGGAGGCTTTTACCAAAGACCAGGTCTACCGCGCTTATGGCGGAACGCTCCGCTGGATCGGAGGGGCGTAA
- a CDS encoding FGGY family carbohydrate kinase, whose translation MKFIGLDIGTTSITGLVYDLECRAVLHAVTEQNSSGLQGTGMEWEILQDPAIIIDIVEKILQKLLTFQPEIAGIGLTGQMHGILYIGQDGQHVSPLYTWQDGRAGLHIRNSVSYAEELSERSGYRIAPGYGLATHYYNLQCGLVPGSTVHLCTIADYAAMKLTGSHVPQIDATQAAAIGGYSFSIGRFDPDALSKAGIDAAILPQVVPSGTMVGGSEQGIPVYASLGDNQASFLGSVPLPDESVLLNIGTGSQLSLLMADDTCRAEGMEARPYPGGGVLMVGAALSGGRSYALLENFFRQLIGAYNGKEPAEAYSLIAELMTAESECGGNSGLAVNTQFLGTRSDPLARGSIEGISLDNFTPGKMAHAFLRGMIGELHGFYTEVTGSGIPAYKTLVGSGNALRANPVLCAKAQDTFGLPLMLSASQEEAAVGAALCAAVGAGRIGSFREAGQYIITKGRSDQ comes from the coding sequence ATGAAATTTATCGGACTGGATATCGGGACAACCTCCATAACCGGACTTGTATATGATTTGGAATGCAGGGCTGTACTTCACGCGGTAACAGAGCAGAACAGCAGCGGGCTCCAGGGCACAGGCATGGAATGGGAGATACTGCAGGATCCTGCAATCATTATCGATATTGTGGAAAAGATACTGCAGAAGCTACTCACGTTCCAGCCTGAAATTGCGGGCATCGGCCTGACGGGACAAATGCATGGCATCCTATACATCGGCCAGGACGGACAACATGTTAGTCCCCTGTACACCTGGCAGGATGGCCGGGCCGGACTTCATATCCGTAATTCCGTATCCTATGCGGAAGAGCTTAGTGAACGCAGCGGTTACCGGATAGCGCCGGGATACGGGCTCGCGACGCATTATTATAATTTGCAGTGTGGGCTTGTACCGGGGAGTACGGTCCATTTATGTACGATAGCTGATTATGCAGCTATGAAATTGACCGGAAGTCACGTCCCGCAGATCGATGCTACACAGGCTGCTGCTATTGGCGGTTACAGTTTCTCTATTGGAAGATTTGACCCGGACGCCTTATCAAAGGCTGGTATAGACGCTGCAATCCTGCCGCAGGTGGTTCCTTCAGGAACAATGGTTGGGGGAAGTGAACAAGGCATTCCGGTATATGCATCGCTAGGAGATAATCAGGCCAGCTTTCTGGGCAGTGTTCCGCTGCCGGACGAGTCTGTACTGCTGAATATCGGAACGGGTAGCCAGCTGTCGCTGCTGATGGCAGATGATACTTGCCGTGCAGAAGGAATGGAAGCCCGGCCCTATCCCGGCGGAGGCGTTCTAATGGTTGGGGCAGCGCTCAGCGGGGGCAGGTCTTACGCCCTTCTGGAGAATTTCTTCCGTCAGCTCATTGGGGCATATAACGGCAAGGAGCCTGCAGAAGCTTATTCGTTAATAGCGGAGCTGATGACTGCAGAGTCTGAATGTGGCGGTAATAGCGGTCTTGCCGTAAACACGCAGTTTCTGGGAACTCGCAGTGATCCGCTGGCCCGCGGAAGTATAGAGGGAATCTCCCTGGACAATTTTACACCGGGCAAAATGGCGCATGCTTTTCTTCGAGGAATGATCGGCGAGCTGCATGGTTTTTACACAGAGGTTACCGGGAGCGGCATCCCTGCCTATAAAACACTGGTCGGTTCCGGCAATGCTCTTCGTGCCAACCCGGTATTGTGCGCCAAGGCACAGGATACCTTTGGGCTTCCGCTTATGCTTAGTGCATCACAGGAGGAGGCGGCAGTGGGTGCGGCATTGTGCGCAGCAGTAGGGGCAGGACGGATTGGAAGTTTTCGGGAGGCGGGGCAGTATATAATCACAAAAGGGAGGTCAGACCAGTAA
- a CDS encoding SDR family oxidoreductase: protein MRLQDKVAVVTGAASGMGKAIAALYAKEGAKVIVSDINLEAANATVEEITASGGTAIAVKANVADEADIQNLIDTAVNTYRTVDILVNNAGIMDNFEPAGEVEDDKWERIFAINTTSVMRATRKVLPILLEKQNGVIINVASAGGLNGARAGAAYTASKHAVVGFTKNTGFMYAPHGIRCNAIAPGAVETNISSSMTSISPYGISRTQPGLALNPRTGKPEEVAQVALFLASDEGSFVNGTVITADGGWTSY, encoded by the coding sequence ATGAGACTTCAAGATAAAGTAGCCGTAGTTACGGGAGCAGCTTCTGGAATGGGCAAGGCCATTGCCGCTTTATACGCCAAAGAAGGCGCAAAGGTCATTGTGTCAGATATTAATCTGGAGGCAGCCAATGCCACGGTTGAAGAGATCACTGCCAGCGGCGGCACTGCCATTGCCGTCAAGGCAAATGTTGCTGATGAAGCAGATATCCAGAATCTGATCGATACCGCTGTTAATACTTACAGGACGGTTGACATCCTGGTGAACAACGCCGGAATTATGGATAACTTCGAGCCGGCCGGCGAGGTCGAGGATGACAAGTGGGAGCGGATTTTTGCCATTAACACAACGTCCGTCATGCGGGCAACACGCAAGGTCCTGCCAATTCTGCTTGAAAAACAAAACGGTGTAATCATTAATGTCGCTTCGGCTGGCGGATTGAACGGTGCCCGCGCAGGTGCAGCTTATACTGCTTCCAAGCACGCGGTTGTCGGGTTTACCAAAAACACCGGATTTATGTACGCACCTCACGGGATCCGCTGCAATGCCATCGCACCCGGTGCCGTGGAAACCAATATCAGCTCCAGCATGACAAGCATCAGCCCATACGGCATCAGCCGGACTCAGCCGGGGCTGGCCTTGAATCCGCGGACAGGTAAACCCGAAGAAGTCGCCCAGGTTGCATTATTCCTCGCTTCAGATGAGGGCAGCTTCGTGAATGGTACCGTAATTACTGCGGACGGCGGCTGGACTTCTTATTAA
- a CDS encoding ABC transporter substrate-binding protein, producing MEMGDYYLRLKKEFRHRKHGEWFPVTMGELSAAMDCTRRNAQFLVQKLKNNRYIDWKPGLGRGNISQLAFLRNAEELMLDRARNLAARGQISEALAHLASWEDESVHAEFRLWLGEQFGIQQKRSGEEADILRFPFYRPVPDLDPLQVIRRTEAHFIRQIFDTLVQYEPAEQCLKPGLAHHWEYEEDYRKWTFYLRKGVRFHHGKTLTAGDVQYTFQRIQQQRGVQDWLADSIQEMEILSSTRICFYLREPNALFAHFIATERFSIVPDDLEQRSLRRDFTRLPVGTGPFAISANNESVLVLEANERYYSGRPFLDRTEMWVWPNYEEVLPEGVQTDSELQLLYFEANSKGAADQTLYQLETGSTVLTFNLSKEGVLHDERIRQAVHLVLDRQRMILELQGKRQQTASGFVPGDYDPMYTGGCSTNAARELLNASSYAGQVLELYTYEFFSNEEDVLWIKRECGKIGLKLNITVLPIRELHSAAHLDAADMIYGGEVLSDEPSITLIEMYRTPNGYIRSHLDPELRIAVDIMISEALREAELTQRMHILGKIERELKHRSNVLFIYHSLQSVGHDQSFQGMSMNAWGKINYKDVWVK from the coding sequence ATGGAGATGGGAGATTATTACCTGCGGTTAAAAAAAGAGTTTAGGCATCGTAAACACGGGGAATGGTTTCCAGTAACTATGGGCGAGCTGTCAGCTGCTATGGATTGTACACGCCGTAATGCCCAATTCCTTGTGCAAAAGCTCAAAAATAACCGGTATATTGACTGGAAGCCCGGGCTTGGGAGGGGAAATATATCTCAGCTTGCTTTTTTGCGGAATGCAGAAGAATTAATGCTGGATAGAGCGCGTAACCTTGCGGCCCGTGGACAAATCAGTGAAGCGTTGGCGCATCTTGCATCATGGGAAGACGAATCTGTGCATGCTGAATTCCGGTTATGGCTGGGAGAGCAGTTTGGTATACAGCAGAAGCGCAGCGGGGAGGAAGCGGATATTTTGCGGTTTCCCTTTTACCGTCCGGTACCTGATCTGGATCCGCTGCAAGTAATCCGCAGAACTGAAGCGCATTTCATCCGCCAGATTTTTGATACCCTGGTTCAGTATGAGCCGGCAGAGCAGTGCTTGAAGCCCGGACTGGCGCATCACTGGGAGTATGAGGAAGATTATAGGAAATGGACTTTTTATCTGCGTAAGGGCGTGAGATTTCACCACGGAAAAACGCTGACGGCAGGTGATGTACAGTATACATTTCAAAGGATACAGCAGCAGCGTGGTGTACAGGATTGGCTGGCCGACAGTATACAGGAAATGGAGATTCTGAGCTCCACCCGTATCTGCTTTTATCTGCGTGAGCCGAATGCGCTATTCGCCCATTTTATCGCTACAGAGAGATTTTCCATTGTACCCGATGATCTGGAGCAGCGCTCCTTAAGACGGGATTTTACAAGGCTTCCTGTAGGGACAGGCCCTTTTGCCATCAGCGCTAATAATGAATCCGTCCTTGTACTGGAAGCGAATGAGCGCTATTATTCAGGACGCCCGTTTCTGGACCGCACAGAAATGTGGGTGTGGCCGAATTACGAAGAGGTTTTGCCTGAAGGGGTACAGACGGACAGTGAACTGCAATTGCTTTATTTTGAGGCCAATAGCAAAGGCGCGGCGGATCAGACACTTTATCAGTTGGAGACGGGGAGTACAGTCCTCACGTTCAATTTGTCAAAAGAAGGGGTACTGCATGATGAACGCATCCGCCAGGCAGTACATCTGGTACTGGACCGTCAGCGGATGATCCTTGAACTGCAGGGGAAACGTCAGCAGACTGCCTCCGGTTTTGTTCCTGGCGATTATGACCCCATGTATACCGGCGGCTGTTCAACCAACGCAGCCAGAGAGCTGCTGAATGCTTCTTCCTATGCGGGTCAAGTGCTGGAATTGTACACCTACGAGTTTTTTAGCAATGAAGAAGACGTATTATGGATAAAGCGGGAGTGCGGCAAGATTGGGCTGAAGCTTAACATTACAGTGCTTCCCATCCGGGAGCTGCATTCGGCAGCCCATCTGGACGCTGCAGATATGATCTACGGCGGGGAAGTGTTAAGTGATGAACCCTCCATTACACTGATCGAAATGTACCGTACGCCGAATGGATATATCCGTAGCCATCTGGACCCGGAATTGCGTATAGCGGTGGATATTATGATCTCGGAGGCACTGAGGGAGGCAGAACTGACGCAACGGATGCATATTCTCGGGAAAATCGAGCGTGAGCTGAAACACCGGAGTAATGTGCTGTTCATCTACCATAGCCTGCAGTCTGTTGGTCACGACCAGTCCTTCCAGGGTATGTCGATGAATGCCTGGGGCAAAATCAATTATAAGGATGTGTGGGTAAAGTAA
- the cobA gene encoding uroporphyrinogen-III C-methyltransferase, with protein MKQGRISIVGAGPGDPELITVKAMRCIQNADVILYDRLVNEELLGYGRDEALRIYCGKAPGQHSMPQEQTEKLMIRYAAAGNHVVRLKGGDPLVFGRGGEEALTAAAAGIPYEIVPGLTSAIGAAASSGIPLTHRGIAASFAFVTGSRCNEDGAPVRWDALAHSVDTLVIYMGVSRLSEIREQLLHHGKDPMTPAALIENGTTSRERTVTGTLGNIDKLAAAMKIVNPALIIIGESVKVREQLLSLERAARSQIG; from the coding sequence ATGAAACAGGGACGTATTTCTATAGTAGGTGCGGGTCCGGGTGATCCCGAGCTGATTACGGTCAAGGCTATGCGCTGTATCCAGAACGCAGATGTGATCCTATACGACCGGCTGGTCAATGAGGAGCTGCTCGGCTATGGCCGTGATGAAGCGCTGCGGATCTACTGCGGCAAAGCACCTGGACAGCACTCCATGCCGCAGGAACAGACTGAAAAACTGATGATCAGATATGCTGCCGCCGGCAATCATGTGGTCCGCTTGAAGGGCGGAGATCCCTTGGTGTTCGGCAGGGGCGGGGAAGAAGCTTTAACCGCCGCTGCTGCAGGAATTCCGTATGAGATTGTTCCGGGTCTCACCTCGGCCATCGGGGCTGCAGCATCCTCCGGGATTCCGCTCACACACCGTGGTATAGCTGCTTCTTTTGCCTTTGTTACCGGCAGCCGCTGCAATGAAGACGGCGCCCCGGTCCGCTGGGACGCGCTTGCCCACAGTGTAGATACACTGGTCATTTATATGGGAGTTAGCCGGTTAAGCGAGATCCGTGAACAGCTTCTGCATCACGGGAAAGATCCGATGACACCGGCTGCACTGATCGAGAACGGCACCACTTCACGCGAACGTACAGTAACAGGGACGCTCGGCAATATTGACAAGCTGGCGGCCGCGATGAAAATTGTCAATCCCGCGCTGATCATCATAGGTGAATCTGTGAAGGTGAGGGAGCAGCTGCTGAGTCTGGAGAGGGCGGCACGCTCGCAAATCGGGTAA
- a CDS encoding SDR family oxidoreductase, translated as MRLQGKVAVVTGAASGMGKAIAILYAKEGAKVIVSDIHEEAAAVTVEEIKAANGDAVAVRANVAEGTDIDQLIDAAVNTYGTLDILVNNAGIMDNFEPAGDIKDEDWERIFAVNTTSVMRATRKALPIFLDKQAGVIINVASVGGLFGARAGAAYTASKHAVVGFTKNTGFMYAKQGVRCNAIAPGGVETNIGASMTHINEFGMGRTQPGMALNPQMGKPEQIAELALFLASDESSFVNGTVVTADGGWTAY; from the coding sequence ATGAGACTTCAAGGCAAGGTAGCCGTGGTTACAGGCGCTGCATCAGGAATGGGTAAAGCAATTGCTATCCTGTATGCAAAAGAAGGCGCAAAGGTCATTGTGTCAGATATTCACGAGGAAGCAGCTGCCGTTACTGTGGAGGAAATCAAAGCGGCTAACGGAGATGCCGTTGCTGTCAGAGCAAATGTGGCTGAAGGAACAGATATTGACCAGTTAATCGATGCGGCTGTTAACACGTATGGCACTTTAGATATTCTGGTTAACAATGCCGGAATTATGGACAATTTTGAGCCTGCCGGCGATATTAAGGATGAAGATTGGGAGCGGATTTTCGCGGTAAATACAACTTCTGTCATGCGTGCCACCCGCAAAGCACTGCCGATATTTCTGGACAAGCAGGCAGGCGTGATCATCAACGTCGCTTCCGTCGGCGGATTGTTTGGAGCCCGTGCCGGAGCGGCTTATACGGCATCCAAGCATGCCGTTGTCGGCTTCACCAAAAACACCGGCTTCATGTACGCCAAGCAGGGAGTCCGCTGCAATGCCATTGCCCCCGGCGGAGTAGAAACGAACATTGGCGCGAGCATGACGCATATCAATGAGTTCGGCATGGGGCGCACCCAGCCCGGGATGGCACTTAATCCGCAGATGGGCAAACCGGAGCAAATCGCGGAGCTGGCGCTGTTCCTGGCCTCGGATGAATCGAGTTTTGTCAATGGTACGGTTGTGACGGCCGACGGCGGCTGGACAGCATACTAA
- a CDS encoding zinc ABC transporter substrate-binding protein — protein sequence MRQQRMGRTRTLKAAALLGLTLLVTACGTNTNGNGDAAAGSGDNRITIVTTISQIADPISVIGGDKVDVLSLMGPGVDPHLYNATQGDIAKLDRADLVLYSGLHLEGQMNEVFEEIGKTRPTLAISESIPEEELLKDEQGDIDPHVWFDMDLWKQALDNATEELKQLSPEDAQYFDDNRSAYFAQLDTLNAESKAKLAEIPEGKRTLVTAHDAFGYFGRANGIDVVGLQGLSTEDEIGVSDINDTISLLTQYNIPAVFVESSINPKSIEAVIEGAKSKGLEVKVGGELFSDAMGEAGTPEGTYLGMYKHNVETIYAALSGGGE from the coding sequence ATGAGACAACAACGGATGGGGAGAACGAGGACACTCAAGGCCGCGGCACTGCTGGGACTCACATTGCTGGTTACAGCTTGCGGGACAAATACAAATGGCAATGGGGATGCAGCTGCAGGCTCGGGAGATAACAGAATTACAATAGTGACAACCATCTCACAGATTGCCGATCCCATTTCAGTCATCGGGGGTGATAAGGTGGATGTGCTGAGCCTGATGGGACCGGGAGTGGATCCGCATCTGTACAATGCCACACAGGGAGATATTGCGAAACTGGACCGGGCGGACCTGGTGCTGTACAGCGGACTGCATCTGGAGGGGCAGATGAACGAGGTGTTCGAGGAGATCGGTAAAACGAGACCGACACTGGCTATCTCTGAGAGTATTCCGGAGGAGGAATTGCTTAAGGACGAACAGGGGGACATCGACCCCCACGTATGGTTTGATATGGACCTGTGGAAACAGGCGCTGGACAACGCAACCGAGGAATTGAAACAGCTGTCCCCGGAGGACGCTCAATATTTTGATGACAACCGGTCAGCATATTTCGCCCAGCTGGATACCCTTAATGCGGAGTCGAAGGCGAAGCTCGCGGAAATTCCGGAAGGCAAGCGGACCCTGGTTACGGCACATGATGCATTCGGTTACTTCGGGCGGGCAAATGGTATCGATGTTGTCGGCCTGCAGGGGCTGAGCACGGAAGATGAGATTGGAGTCTCCGATATCAATGACACCATATCTTTGCTCACCCAGTACAATATACCGGCTGTTTTCGTAGAGAGCAGCATTAATCCGAAATCGATTGAAGCCGTCATTGAAGGCGCCAAAAGCAAAGGGCTGGAGGTTAAGGTCGGCGGAGAGCTCTTTTCCGATGCTATGGGTGAAGCTGGGACTCCGGAAGGCACTTACCTGGGCATGTATAAACACAATGTAGAGACGATCTATGCTGCACTGAGTGGAGGAGGAGAATGA
- a CDS encoding iron-sulfur cluster biosynthesis family protein: MKVLLNELTTQRLEDSLGGQPGNFKLFYDTEDCGCNGMLVIMIVKEPNATDIVFQQEPFVFLCDRQQESLFDEVMKLEADEGYPSYKLTSDSTLFGSNIRVKDAR; this comes from the coding sequence ATGAAAGTACTATTGAACGAACTTACAACCCAAAGGCTGGAAGACAGCCTTGGCGGTCAACCCGGAAATTTCAAACTGTTCTATGATACGGAAGACTGCGGCTGCAACGGTATGCTGGTCATCATGATTGTTAAAGAGCCTAACGCGACTGATATCGTGTTCCAGCAGGAACCTTTTGTGTTCCTCTGTGACCGGCAGCAGGAGTCTTTATTCGACGAGGTGATGAAGCTGGAGGCGGACGAAGGTTATCCATCGTATAAGCTGACCAGTGATTCCACATTGTTTGGCAGCAACATCCGGGTGAAGGATGCACGGTAG
- a CDS encoding formate/nitrite transporter family protein: protein MDYVKPGEVLNSMIEAGKTKAELSVMQLIIRGVLGGMILACATTLAFTATAQTGIPMTGALIFPVGFVMIILLGLELVTGSFAMIPLAVMERKTTSPQMLKNFLWVIAGHLIGCAVYAVLYGLTITKMGTDMSNPMIQTLISTSETKTTAYKSMGAEGMGLAFIKAILCNWMVTLGAVMAMTSKSTAGKIAAMWLPIFTFFAQGFEHTVVNMFVIPAGMMLGASVSFADWWIWNGVPVLLGNFIGGVLFTGVLFYLSQKGVNSGGATVVSGVMPAVGGKGAVKKTAVMEKSL, encoded by the coding sequence ATGGATTACGTCAAACCCGGTGAAGTGCTGAACTCGATGATCGAAGCCGGCAAAACCAAAGCGGAGCTGTCCGTCATGCAGTTGATCATACGCGGCGTTCTTGGCGGAATGATACTGGCATGTGCCACTACGCTGGCTTTTACAGCAACAGCCCAGACCGGTATACCGATGACCGGTGCGCTGATTTTTCCTGTAGGCTTCGTGATGATTATTCTGCTGGGGCTGGAATTGGTTACAGGCAGCTTCGCCATGATTCCGCTGGCCGTAATGGAGAGAAAAACAACTTCACCTCAGATGCTGAAGAACTTTCTCTGGGTCATTGCCGGTCATTTGATCGGCTGTGCAGTATACGCAGTATTGTATGGGCTCACCATCACCAAGATGGGAACCGATATGTCGAATCCGATGATCCAGACCCTGATCTCCACAAGTGAAACGAAGACGACCGCCTATAAAAGTATGGGAGCTGAAGGGATGGGACTGGCCTTCATCAAGGCGATTCTCTGCAACTGGATGGTTACGCTCGGCGCAGTTATGGCTATGACCTCCAAGTCCACCGCCGGCAAAATTGCAGCCATGTGGCTGCCGATCTTCACCTTCTTCGCTCAAGGCTTCGAGCATACCGTGGTTAACATGTTCGTTATTCCTGCCGGAATGATGCTTGGCGCAAGTGTCAGCTTTGCCGACTGGTGGATCTGGAACGGAGTGCCCGTTCTGCTCGGTAATTTTATAGGCGGCGTCCTGTTCACGGGCGTTCTGTTCTATCTGTCGCAAAAAGGAGTCAATTCCGGCGGTGCGACGGTCGTTTCCGGGGTTATGCCTGCCGTAGGCGGAAAAGGCGCGGTTAAGAAAACTGCAGTCATGGAGAAAAGCCTATGA
- a CDS encoding MFS transporter, protein MMTDNTVKVPGHPSVWRSPAFMILLVAGAVMALGNKIYELALPLILYDLTRSSIVMSTMRGIEFLPNLLLAMFIGVLVDRVHKKRWSLTAIAVQIVILTGLYISVENGSKSVVLFYIAGFLLMTFGYAYSNARVAMVKHSLPASMLTSANASYNFVTTFVGIAGPLLSGILLMLPDIHVALLLTAIAFVFAFVILAFIKTDEEVKPRTAMPAGFWKELHAGWTELRTNRLLWCMTVAVVFLNSTSGMVDTTIIFFAKDVLNLDNAQLGIVFSAAGIGGLAGSILIGRLRRYLAVGQLITLSSLCVGLTSIIFYLTNSAYILALGLFLYGCFETISTVSIWTFRQETTPYQLIGRVSGITGSIFKLGMPFAIMASGWISEFISPRLVFLITLAGNLLIFIGCMASPLWRARGLRG, encoded by the coding sequence ATGATGACTGACAACACTGTGAAAGTACCCGGACATCCTTCCGTATGGCGCAGTCCGGCTTTTATGATCCTGCTGGTTGCAGGTGCCGTTATGGCACTCGGGAATAAAATTTATGAGCTTGCCCTGCCCCTGATTCTCTATGATCTCACCCGGTCTTCTATTGTTATGTCTACCATGCGGGGCATTGAATTTTTGCCTAATCTTTTGTTGGCCATGTTCATTGGCGTTCTTGTGGACCGGGTCCATAAAAAACGGTGGTCATTAACAGCGATTGCAGTCCAAATTGTTATTCTCACCGGTCTATACATTTCGGTTGAAAATGGCAGTAAATCCGTTGTGCTGTTCTATATCGCCGGATTTCTGCTGATGACCTTTGGATATGCCTATTCCAACGCACGGGTCGCCATGGTCAAACATTCGCTGCCCGCTTCCATGCTGACCTCTGCCAATGCTTCTTATAACTTTGTGACGACCTTTGTAGGAATTGCAGGTCCGCTGCTAAGCGGAATCCTGCTGATGCTTCCCGATATTCACGTTGCGCTGCTGCTGACCGCTATTGCTTTTGTGTTCGCTTTTGTTATCTTGGCGTTTATAAAGACGGATGAAGAGGTTAAGCCCCGAACTGCAATGCCCGCAGGCTTCTGGAAAGAGCTTCATGCAGGCTGGACTGAGCTTCGCACGAACCGGCTGCTGTGGTGCATGACGGTTGCTGTTGTATTTCTGAACAGTACGTCCGGAATGGTGGATACTACGATTATTTTCTTCGCCAAAGATGTACTGAACCTTGACAATGCCCAGCTCGGCATCGTCTTCTCGGCAGCAGGGATCGGAGGCCTGGCAGGCAGTATTCTGATCGGCAGATTACGCCGGTATTTGGCAGTCGGGCAGCTAATCACGTTATCGAGCTTATGCGTCGGATTAACCAGTATCATTTTTTATCTGACAAATTCCGCTTATATACTTGCGCTTGGCTTGTTCCTGTATGGTTGTTTTGAAACGATCAGCACCGTAAGCATCTGGACGTTCCGCCAGGAGACCACACCTTACCAGCTTATCGGCCGGGTCAGCGGGATTACGGGGTCTATATTCAAGCTGGGGATGCCGTTCGCCATCATGGCGTCGGGCTGGATTTCAGAATTCATCAGTCCGCGCCTTGTATTTTTGATAACCTTAGCGGGAAATTTATTGATTTTTATTGGATGTATGGCAAGTCCGCTTTGGAGGGCGCGGGGATTGCGGGGATAG